In one Streptomyces marincola genomic region, the following are encoded:
- a CDS encoding alpha/beta hydrolase family protein produces MTAVTAAAATSAPGTGAVPGAAPGAAMPRLWPLLTSLRSRFSFRFSTTGRAAAALVADGRGVLFCEFWDLADEAGTAPTCRVVPGFSRPARAEDDPASLPSDALPFDDGSVLVVARTGLELVTAAGARTAAGRLPFRPVVTAPAPGGRPGALFLGRDDAGAWSAWWWDPSAAGARRVGGVPPLTLPRGGGWLDEGATRFALNAPSPAGPGPTAPAVLTVPEGRLEPLPVGDPSEHDMVWHTVPRTGESLLVGTDGSAHALRLSGPGGTRRLTAADALTGSVTPLALDASGTLLALHERVGQRDRLTVLDTVRDALLDLPERGDTLYAHATWTETGSGTPGLLAFVADAGRPARVAGTAPGAEGWTHVTDGTEAGDHDAYAPGHLERLPGAAGDIEAVVCGHQDWRTARGVVLCLHGGPADHWALKFSLLFQFLADLGLTVIAPNPRGSTGYGDAFHRTVVGAWGGPDLDDVLAIARHLRAERRTPEGLALYGASYGAFLALLAAATEPELWSRTLAVAPMLGGRRLHPEADASVRALIDRLDGHAVVDDHLGPRDPLARLSRITAPLAVIHGADDPTIPPGQSRRLVAELRRLGRRPGTDFHHVEVPGAGHSPLDGSAELHHTAALFLAEGVWTGPATT; encoded by the coding sequence GTGACGGCCGTGACCGCCGCCGCGGCAACGAGCGCGCCCGGCACGGGCGCCGTGCCCGGAGCCGCGCCCGGGGCCGCCATGCCCCGGCTGTGGCCGCTGCTCACCTCGCTGCGCTCCCGGTTCTCCTTCCGGTTCTCCACCACGGGACGCGCCGCCGCCGCGCTGGTGGCGGACGGGCGCGGAGTCCTGTTCTGCGAGTTCTGGGACCTGGCGGACGAGGCGGGAACGGCGCCGACCTGCCGCGTTGTCCCCGGCTTCAGCAGACCGGCGCGCGCGGAGGACGACCCGGCCTCGCTGCCGAGCGACGCGCTGCCCTTCGACGACGGCTCGGTCCTCGTCGTCGCCAGGACGGGACTCGAACTGGTCACCGCGGCCGGTGCGCGGACCGCCGCCGGGCGGCTGCCGTTCAGGCCGGTCGTGACCGCCCCCGCGCCCGGCGGGCGGCCGGGCGCGCTGTTCCTGGGGCGCGACGACGCGGGCGCCTGGTCCGCCTGGTGGTGGGACCCGTCCGCCGCCGGGGCGCGGCGGGTCGGCGGCGTGCCGCCGCTCACGCTGCCCAGGGGCGGGGGCTGGCTGGACGAGGGGGCGACCCGTTTCGCGCTCAACGCCCCCTCCCCCGCCGGTCCCGGGCCCACGGCCCCCGCGGTCCTCACGGTCCCCGAGGGCCGGCTCGAACCACTGCCCGTCGGGGACCCGAGCGAGCACGACATGGTCTGGCACACCGTCCCGCGCACCGGCGAGTCCCTGCTGGTCGGCACCGACGGCTCCGCCCACGCGCTGCGGCTCTCGGGTCCCGGCGGCACCCGGCGGCTGACCGCCGCGGACGCGCTGACGGGTTCGGTGACCCCGCTCGCCCTCGACGCCTCCGGCACCCTGCTCGCCCTCCATGAACGCGTCGGGCAGCGCGACCGCCTGACCGTTCTCGACACCGTGCGGGACGCGCTTCTCGACCTGCCGGAGCGGGGCGACACCCTGTACGCCCACGCCACGTGGACCGAGACCGGCTCGGGAACGCCCGGGCTCCTGGCGTTCGTGGCCGACGCGGGGCGCCCCGCCCGCGTGGCGGGCACGGCACCGGGAGCCGAGGGCTGGACCCACGTCACGGACGGCACCGAGGCGGGCGACCACGACGCCTACGCGCCCGGGCACCTGGAGCGACTGCCGGGAGCGGCCGGCGACATCGAGGCCGTCGTCTGCGGTCACCAGGACTGGCGCACCGCCCGCGGGGTGGTGCTCTGCCTGCACGGCGGGCCGGCCGACCACTGGGCGCTGAAGTTCTCCCTGCTGTTCCAGTTCCTCGCCGACCTGGGCCTGACCGTGATCGCGCCCAATCCGCGCGGCAGCACGGGTTACGGCGACGCGTTCCACCGGACGGTCGTGGGCGCGTGGGGCGGCCCCGACCTCGACGACGTGCTCGCCATCGCCCGGCACCTCAGGGCCGAACGCCGGACGCCGGAGGGCCTGGCCCTGTACGGCGCGAGCTACGGCGCGTTCCTCGCCCTGCTGGCGGCGGCCACCGAGCCGGAGTTGTGGTCCAGAACGCTCGCCGTCGCCCCCATGCTCGGCGGCCGGCGCCTGCACCCGGAGGCCGACGCGTCGGTACGCGCCCTCATCGACCGGCTCGACGGGCACGCCGTCGTCGACGATCACCTCGGCCCGCGCGACCCGCTGGCCCGCCTCTCGCGCATCACCGCCCCGCTCGCCGTGATCCACGGCGCGGACGACCCGACCATCCCGCCGGGTCAGTCCCGCCGGCTCGTGGCGGAACTCAGACGTCTCGGCCGCCGGCCCGGCACCGACTTCCACCACGTGGAGGTGCCGGGAGCCGGCCACAGCCCGCTCGACGGCTCGGCCGAGCTGCACCACACGGCGGCCCTGTTCCTCGCCGAAGGCGTGTGGACGGGGCCGGCCACCACCTGA